Sequence from the Hamadaea flava genome:
AACTCCCAGGAGATCTTCCAGATCAACACCGAGATGCGTACGCGGCTGGAGGCCCGCCGGGCCGAAGCCGGGTTGGTGTCGGCTGTGGACGAAGCCGAGGCGGCCAAGCGCCCCGGCAACCGGTCGATCATGCAGTTGACCGGCAACGACCAGGGCCTGTTCGGCCGCGTACGCGGTTGGCTGCGGCGCAGCCGAATCCGGCCGCACCTCGTCGGCGGCATCGAATTCCAGATGGCGCTGCTGATCGTCGCCCCGCTCGCCGGCGCGATCCTCGGCCGGGGAGCAGTCATTGGGGTCAGCGTCACGGCGGCCGCCCTGATGATTCTCTTTGAGCTGGCTGTGATCTTCATGGTCTATCGTGCGGCGCGCTCCGTGACCGGCCAGATCGCCGCGATTCGCCTACCCGTGCAGCAGACCGATGCGATAGCGTTTACCGGCGGTTTGTCCGCTGTTCACCCCACGCACCACACCGCAATTCATCCCCGCGCAAGTGAAGACGAAGCAGGCAGGACCCGAACATGACGCTGTTCCCGTTGGCCGAGGTCAAGGAGCGCACCTACAAGG
This genomic interval carries:
- a CDS encoding CDP-alcohol phosphatidyltransferase family protein encodes the protein MLTVAEVKARTCKERDSWWTVLLVDPVAVRLTRVFAGVRWITPNRVTLTAFTIGLVAAFCFSRATTGWLVAGAALYYVSFLLDCVDGKIARLNGTGSIFGMWLDYIFDHVRIITCVAALFGGQYAATKNVAYLIVGAGALVLELFHYVNSQEIFQINTEMRTRLEARRAEAGLVSAVDEAEAAKRPGNRSIMQLTGNDQGLFGRVRGWLRRSRIRPHLVGGIEFQMALLIVAPLAGAILGRGAVIGVSVTAAALMILFELAVIFMVYRAARSVTGQIAAIRLPVQQTDAIAFTGGLSAVHPTHHTAIHPRASEDEAGRTRT